One Nocardiopsis gilva YIM 90087 genomic window, TGTTCTTCGCGGCGGTCCTCGGCCTGATGTGGTTCGACGAACCCGCCGGCCGGATCACCGTCCTGTCGATCCCGGTGATCGCCCTCGCACTGGTAGGCGGCTGGTACCTGGTCCGCGGCAAGGTCAACGCCATCGCCGCGGAGCGGGAGAGGGCCGAGGCGACGGTCCAGGAGTAGGCGGCGGACAACGGCCGGGAACGGCCCGCACGGCGTCTCGACGGGGGTGGAGCGGTACCGCTCCACCCCCGTCGGCGTTGGTGGAACCAGTCAGGCCGTCGGCTCGGTCTCCTCCGCTTGGGTCGGCTCGGCGGCGGCCGCCGCCGAACGGTCCTCGGTGAAGCGGCGCTCCGGGACGAACCGGCTGAGCGCCCCGTGGATGAGCAGAGCGGCGAGGAAGCCGACCGCCCAGCTGTAGTCGGCAAGGGGTTTGAGGAAGGGAATGAGGCCCGCCTCGGGGAAGGGCCCGCTGCCGGGGGCGGAATAGGAACCGCCGATGGCGAGGACGCCGCCGACCGCGAAGGCGGTCAGGGCGCGCCAGTTCCAGCCGCCGCGGTACCAGAAGTCGGCGTCGCGCAGGTAGAGCGCGTCCAGGCGGAGGCGGGTGCGACGGAGGAACCAGTAGTCGGCGATCAGGATCCCGGCGACCGTGCCAAGCAGTCCGCCCACAGTGCCGAGCCAGGTGAAGATGTAGACGCTCGGGCTCTCGATCAGCTTCCACGGGAAGATGAGAACGCTGATGACGCAGGTGATGATCGCTCCGGTCCGGAAGCTGATCAGTCGCGGCGCCAGGTTGGACAGGTCGTAGGCCGGGCCGACGAGGTTGGCCGCGATGTTGGTGGAGATCGTCGCCATCAGCACGACGACCAGCGCGAAGATCACGCCCACCGTGCTGTCCATGCGCGCCGCCAGCTGCACCGGGTCCCAGATCGGCTCGCCGTAGACCGCCTGCGAGCCCGAAGTCACGAGCACCGACAGCAGCGCGAACGCCGTCATCGTCGTCGGCAGGCCCAGCGACTGGCCGCGCAGTTGCGCCTTCTGGCTGCCACTGAACCGGGTGAAGTCGGAGATGTTCAGCGAGAGCGTCGACCAGAACCCGATCATCCCCATCAGTGCGGGGAAGAAGACCACCCAGAACTCCGGGCCCCACCCGAGTTGTGAGGGCTGCGACAGCATCCGGCCGAGGCCGCCCGCCTGGCGCGCCATCCACACCAGCAGCGCCACCCCGCCGATCAGCATGAACGGCGCCGCCCAGTCCTGCAGTCGGCGCACCGCCTCCATGCCCCAGGAGATGACGGCGACCTGCAGCGCCCAGAAGAGCAGGAAGGACAGCCACATCGTCCACGGCTCGCCACCGATGGCCGCGGAATCGTTCCAGGACGGGCCGAGCAGCCGCCCGGTCAGGAAGAAGATGCCCTGGCCGCCGATCCATGTTTGGATGCCGAACCACCCGCACGCTGTCGCGCCGCGCAGCAGGGCGGGGAGGTTGGCGCCCCGGACGCCGAACGCGGCGCGGGCGAAGACGGGGAAGGGGATCCCGTACTTCGCGCCCGCGTGCCCGGTGAGCACCATCGGGAGGAGAACGATGATGTTGCCCAGCGCGATGGTGAGAACCGCCTGCTTCCAGTCCATTCCCAGCGCGACGAGGCCCCCGGCCAGACTCCACGACGGGATGTTGACGGCCATGCCCACCCACAGCGCGCTGAAGTCGTAGGTACTCCAGTTCCGCTGCTCCATTCGCAGGGGGCGCAGGTCGTCGTTGACGTATCCGGTGTCGGGGAGCGGCGCGTCCGGCGACAGCGACACTCGTCCATCGGGGTGCGTCACCTGGCGCGGCTGTGCTGCTGCGGTGCTCATGTCGGCCTCGTTCTCGCTCGCGTGGGGGAATGGGCACGACACTGTGCACCGGTGCTCTGGATGACTGGAGGGCTGAGTGGGGGATGGCGGAGGTCGGGAACTGTCATTTGTGGCGAAATGACTGATGAGTCCGCGTCTTCTCTATTATCCAGGGCAACCAGCGTGCGGCGGAATGGGCGGGGTCGTACGTCGGGCCGGACGCCGTGCGCCGGGGTATCGGCGCCCGGCCCGGGTCTGTGTCGGTGCCGTGTCACAGGGCGGGGATGACGTGCTTTCCGTAGGCGTCGATCGTCCCGTCGATGTCGTCGTGCATGGCGTAGACGGCGAACTGGTCCACGCCCAGCTCGCGCAGCCGCCGCAGCTTCTCGACGTGGGCTTCCGCCGGGCCGATCAGGCAGAACCGGTCTACGATCTCGTCGGGCACGAATGCGGTGTCGGGGTTTCCCGTCCGGCCGTGGTGGCGGTAGTCGTAGCCCTCTCGCTCCTTGATGTAGGCGGTGAGGGCCTCGGGCACCACGTCGGAGTGCTCGCCGTAGCGGGAGACCAGGTCGGCCACGTGGTTGCCGACCATGCCGCCGAACCAGCGGCACTGTTCCAGGGCGTGCGCCCGCTGCTCCGCTCCGCCGTCGGTGACGTACGCGGGCGCCGCCACGCAGACGGTCACGTCGTCCGGTCGCCGTCCAGCCTCCGCCGCCGCCTCGCGCACGGCCTTGACCATCCACTCGGTCAGATAGGGGTCGGCCAGCTGCAGGATGAAGCCGTCGGCCTGGTGCCCGACCAGGGCCAGCGCCTTGGGTCCGTAGGCTCCCATCCACACCGGCAGCCGACCGTCGCGCACCCACGGAAACCGCATGGGCGACCCGTCGACCTCGGCCTCGCGCCCCTCGGCCAGATCCTTGATGGCGTGCATGGCTTCGCTGAGCCGGGCGAGTGTGGCCGGTCGGCGCCCGGCCACGCGCATCGCCGAATCGCCGCGCCCGATGCCGCAGACCGTGCGGTTGCCGTACATGTCGTTGAGCGTGGCGAACGTGGAGGCCGTCACCTCCCACGTCCTGGTGTGCGGGTTGGTCACCATCGGGCCGACGACCATCCGCTCGGTTTGGTCGAGGACGCGGCTGTAGATGACGAACGGCTCCTGCCACAGCACGCAGGAGTCGAAGGTCCACCCGTGGCTGAACCCGGCCCGCTCGGCGCTGCGCATGCGTTCCACCAGCGTGCTCGCCGGCGGGTCGGTCTGGAGTACGAGACCGAAATCCACGGTTCCTCCCCGTAATTCAGCGTCGGAAAAGCGTCAGGTCAGGTAGTCGCAGGTGGAACGCGGCACGTAGCGGCCGTGGCCAGCGCTGCCGACGTAGGCGTCGTCGTCGATGACCACCCGGCCCCGCGAGAGCACCGTGCGCGGCATCCCCGTGACCCGCTTGCCCTCGTAGGCGGAGTAGTCCACGTTCATGTGGTGGGTCGACGCGGAGATGGTGTGGCGCGCGTTCGGGTCGTAGACGACGATGTCGGCGTCGGCGCCGGGGGAGATGCTCCCCTTGCGCGGATACAGTCCGAACATGCGCGCCGGGGTGGTGCAGGCGAGCTCGATCCACCGGCGGCGCGAGATGTGCCCGTCGACCACCGCCTGGTGCAGCAGGTCCATCCGGTTCTCCACCCCCGGCAGCCCGTTGGGGATCTTGGCGAAGTTCCCGCGACCGAGCTCCTTCTGCCCGGAGAAGCAGAACGGGCAGTGGTCGGTGGAGACCACCGACAGGTCGTTGGTGCGCAGCGCCCGCCACAGCGTCGCCTGGTGCTCGACCGGCCGCAGCGGGGTGGAGCACACGTACTTCGCGCCCCCGAAGTCCGGTTCGGCCAGGTTGTCGACGGACAGGAAGAGGTACTGCGGGCAGGTCTCGCCGAAGACGTTCAGACCCATGTCGCGGGCCTGGGCGAGTTCGGCCACCGCCTCGGACGCCGACACGTGCACGACGTACAGCGGCGCCCCGGCGACGCGGGCGAGCTGGATGGCGCGGTGTGTCGCCTCTGACTCCAGCAGTTCGCGGCGGACCTCGCCGTGGTAGCGCGGGTCGGTCTTGCCGGCCGCCAGAGCCTGCTCGACCAGGACGTCGATGGCGATGCCGTTCTCCGCGTGCATCATGGTCAGCGCGCCGTTGTCGGC contains:
- a CDS encoding NCS1 family nucleobase:cation symporter-1; protein product: MSTAAAQPRQVTHPDGRVSLSPDAPLPDTGYVNDDLRPLRMEQRNWSTYDFSALWVGMAVNIPSWSLAGGLVALGMDWKQAVLTIALGNIIVLLPMVLTGHAGAKYGIPFPVFARAAFGVRGANLPALLRGATACGWFGIQTWIGGQGIFFLTGRLLGPSWNDSAAIGGEPWTMWLSFLLFWALQVAVISWGMEAVRRLQDWAAPFMLIGGVALLVWMARQAGGLGRMLSQPSQLGWGPEFWVVFFPALMGMIGFWSTLSLNISDFTRFSGSQKAQLRGQSLGLPTTMTAFALLSVLVTSGSQAVYGEPIWDPVQLAARMDSTVGVIFALVVVLMATISTNIAANLVGPAYDLSNLAPRLISFRTGAIITCVISVLIFPWKLIESPSVYIFTWLGTVGGLLGTVAGILIADYWFLRRTRLRLDALYLRDADFWYRGGWNWRALTAFAVGGVLAIGGSYSAPGSGPFPEAGLIPFLKPLADYSWAVGFLAALLIHGALSRFVPERRFTEDRSAAAAAEPTQAEETEPTA
- a CDS encoding TIGR03842 family LLM class F420-dependent oxidoreductase codes for the protein MDFGLVLQTDPPASTLVERMRSAERAGFSHGWTFDSCVLWQEPFVIYSRVLDQTERMVVGPMVTNPHTRTWEVTASTFATLNDMYGNRTVCGIGRGDSAMRVAGRRPATLARLSEAMHAIKDLAEGREAEVDGSPMRFPWVRDGRLPVWMGAYGPKALALVGHQADGFILQLADPYLTEWMVKAVREAAAEAGRRPDDVTVCVAAPAYVTDGGAEQRAHALEQCRWFGGMVGNHVADLVSRYGEHSDVVPEALTAYIKEREGYDYRHHGRTGNPDTAFVPDEIVDRFCLIGPAEAHVEKLRRLRELGVDQFAVYAMHDDIDGTIDAYGKHVIPAL
- the hydA gene encoding dihydropyrimidinase, whose translation is MSDTGRTVIRGGLVISATEEMHADVLVEGERITALAATGSTLAESWTSGDARVIDAAGHYVIPGGIDAHTHMEFPFGGTQSSDTFETGTRAAAWGGTTTIVDFAVQTVGSSLREGLDTWHAKAEGTCAIDYAFHTIVSDVTEDTLKEMDVLVDEGVTSFKMFMAYPGVFYSDDGKILRAMQRAADNGALTMMHAENGIAIDVLVEQALAAGKTDPRYHGEVRRELLESEATHRAIQLARVAGAPLYVVHVSASEAVAELAQARDMGLNVFGETCPQYLFLSVDNLAEPDFGGAKYVCSTPLRPVEHQATLWRALRTNDLSVVSTDHCPFCFSGQKELGRGNFAKIPNGLPGVENRMDLLHQAVVDGHISRRRWIELACTTPARMFGLYPRKGSISPGADADIVVYDPNARHTISASTHHMNVDYSAYEGKRVTGMPRTVLSRGRVVIDDDAYVGSAGHGRYVPRSTCDYLT